One Paenibacillus sp. FSL W8-0186 genomic window carries:
- a CDS encoding nucleotide sugar dehydrogenase, translated as MNKQYRDLLEAIESKDAVLCVVGLGYVGLPLAVEMVKQGFKVVGIDLDSRKIDQIYRGESYIHDISSTTLSEVVQTGRFQPTSDYAALRDVDAISICVPTPLSENQDPDTSYIVTVVENIKRYMKKGVLITLESTTYPGTTEELIQRELESLGYVVGEDFFLCFSPERVDPSNTKFNTFNTPKVIGGTTEACLALGVAVYSRYVETVVPVSSPKVAEMSKLLENTFRSVNIAFVNEMAMMCDRMGIDVWEVIDAAKTKPFGFMPFYPGPGIGGHCIPLDPMYLSWKAKGFRFYSQFIELAQSTNDNMPYYVVNKTSKILNEYAKSIKKSNILILGMAYKPDISDLRESPGLEVYELYKDSGAAVEYYDPFATSFKDKAGVTVHSVEYDLEKFKTYDCMVLVTNHSDLDYSAIASLGVPILDTRNAFKEFKLPHVYKLGHSVQHVDEQAEALIVG; from the coding sequence GTGAATAAACAATACCGTGATTTATTGGAAGCTATTGAGTCAAAAGATGCCGTGCTGTGCGTCGTGGGCCTTGGATATGTCGGCCTTCCGCTGGCCGTAGAAATGGTCAAGCAAGGATTCAAGGTCGTAGGTATTGATCTGGATTCCAGAAAGATCGACCAGATTTACCGCGGGGAATCTTATATTCACGATATCTCCTCCACGACACTCAGCGAAGTCGTGCAAACGGGACGGTTCCAGCCAACTTCCGATTATGCAGCCCTGCGGGACGTCGATGCTATCAGCATTTGCGTGCCGACTCCGCTTAGCGAAAATCAAGATCCAGACACATCCTACATCGTGACCGTAGTGGAGAACATTAAACGTTATATGAAAAAAGGCGTCCTGATTACGCTGGAAAGCACGACGTACCCGGGTACGACAGAGGAGCTGATCCAGCGCGAGCTGGAAAGCCTCGGATATGTAGTCGGAGAGGATTTCTTCCTCTGCTTCTCACCGGAGCGGGTAGATCCGTCCAATACGAAATTCAATACATTTAATACGCCGAAAGTCATTGGCGGAACGACGGAGGCATGCCTGGCGCTTGGCGTAGCCGTATACAGCCGGTATGTCGAGACGGTCGTTCCCGTATCGTCGCCAAAGGTGGCAGAAATGTCTAAGCTCCTTGAAAATACATTCCGCAGTGTGAACATTGCCTTCGTTAACGAAATGGCAATGATGTGCGACCGGATGGGCATCGATGTCTGGGAGGTCATCGATGCTGCGAAGACGAAGCCATTCGGCTTCATGCCATTCTACCCGGGGCCGGGAATCGGCGGACATTGCATTCCGCTGGATCCGATGTACCTGTCGTGGAAAGCAAAAGGATTCCGTTTCTACAGCCAGTTCATTGAGCTTGCTCAATCGACAAATGACAATATGCCTTATTATGTAGTGAACAAAACCTCGAAAATTTTGAATGAGTATGCAAAATCTATTAAAAAGTCGAACATTCTTATTCTCGGCATGGCTTATAAACCGGATATCAGCGATCTCCGGGAGTCGCCGGGTCTTGAAGTATATGAGTTGTATAAAGACAGCGGTGCAGCTGTGGAGTATTATGATCCGTTCGCCACGAGCTTCAAGGACAAAGCGGGAGTTACGGTTCATAGCGTGGAGTATGATCTTGAAAAGTTCAAAACCTATGACTGCATGGTTCTGGTAACGAATCACTCGGATCTCGATTACAGCGCCATCGCCTCGCTAGGCGTTCCGATTCTGGATACGCGCAATGCATTCAAGGAGTTCAAGCTGCCTCACGTGTACAAGCTCGGCCATTCCGTTCAGCATGTGGACGAGCAGGCCGAAGCGCTGATCGTAGGATAA
- a CDS encoding response regulator transcription factor, with amino-acid sequence MPNTAALQTEIKQSSLYSTIERHVRESVQEANGVLFIYSASAPTYLETQIRGILETQPGVTFELWSGNEPGSYAVLLPGQPLDSVHFQGLLLKQRIQEIVGDLDLHMTLSSFPEQGELSEQVLKQMEESAKLSPSGDIHIFTRQEFHSSQSRILIVEGDPAVREFLQIRLQMQGYDTAVTDNGISALELIESWNPDLVLTELNLYGIDGLPYIHHIQQLNVKNTPKIVVLTEQRVEQTISLCFQSGVDDYITKPFSPVELDARIRRCIH; translated from the coding sequence ATGCCGAATACGGCAGCATTGCAAACCGAAATCAAGCAATCCAGTTTATATTCAACGATCGAGCGGCATGTGAGGGAATCTGTCCAGGAGGCCAACGGGGTTCTGTTCATTTATTCCGCAAGTGCTCCAACCTATTTGGAGACGCAAATTCGCGGAATTTTAGAAACTCAGCCCGGCGTAACCTTTGAGCTCTGGAGCGGTAACGAACCTGGCAGCTATGCCGTTCTGCTGCCCGGGCAGCCGCTTGATTCCGTTCATTTTCAAGGCTTGCTGTTGAAGCAGCGGATTCAGGAAATCGTCGGAGACTTGGATCTGCACATGACCTTGTCGAGCTTTCCCGAGCAAGGCGAGCTGAGCGAGCAGGTTTTGAAGCAAATGGAGGAGTCCGCGAAGCTGAGCCCTTCCGGGGATATCCATATTTTTACGAGACAAGAGTTTCACTCATCGCAAAGCCGTATCCTGATCGTCGAAGGCGATCCTGCGGTTCGCGAGTTTCTGCAAATTAGGCTGCAGATGCAGGGCTATGACACAGCCGTGACGGATAATGGAATTTCCGCGCTGGAGCTTATTGAGAGCTGGAATCCGGATCTGGTGCTGACGGAGTTGAATCTGTATGGCATCGACGGCCTGCCTTATATTCACCATATCCAGCAGCTCAACGTTAAAAACACGCCGAAAATCGTCGTTCTGACCGAGCAGCGCGTAGAGCAAACGATCAGTCTATGCTTCCAAAGCGGTGTAGATGATTACATCACCAAGCCCTTCTCGCCAGTTGAACTGGATGCGCGGATTCGGCGCTGCATTCACTAA
- a CDS encoding glycosyltransferase has product MTVNTIYFTIMAFSFRNIMTIFRRSAYSKYNTLSGSELVPSVSLLVPAFNEELTVIENVKCLLTLNYPTYEVIVINDGSSDNTLGVLREEFGLEPLPNPEMRNSIDCQPINAVYHNPQYPHLYVIDKPNGGKADSLNAGINLSHYPLISSIDADSLLEKDALIRMARMYMENPEETVAIGGDVRIANGCVIENGAVKHVSLPRKMWPMFQAVEYLKAFLGGRIGWSAINGLIIVSGAFGMFRKDYVIAVGGYRGGYPGEDMNIIIKLHRYMLENKLKYRVAFCPEAVCWTQAPDSYRILSNQRKRWGRGNLKNMIENYDMAFNPKYKVMGLLTMPYNIIFEALNPYFKITGLLALVGYTIMDMTNWKILVVFGLINILSGYLLSIGALFLEELAFKRFTKVSDLARLLMFSALKFFGYAQLGGLWRIQGHIQFLRNNNSWGTMTRTSWKEESEAAKTA; this is encoded by the coding sequence ATGACAGTTAATACGATTTATTTTACGATTATGGCCTTTTCATTTCGGAATATCATGACGATTTTTCGCAGGTCGGCCTATTCGAAATACAACACGCTCTCCGGCTCGGAGCTGGTGCCTTCCGTATCCTTGCTCGTGCCGGCCTTCAATGAGGAGCTTACGGTCATCGAGAATGTGAAGTGTCTGCTGACCTTGAATTATCCGACCTATGAAGTGATCGTCATCAACGACGGCTCCAGCGATAACACGCTGGGGGTATTGAGGGAGGAATTTGGCCTTGAGCCGCTTCCGAATCCGGAAATGCGGAACTCGATTGATTGCCAGCCGATTAATGCTGTCTATCACAATCCTCAGTATCCGCATCTGTATGTAATAGATAAACCGAATGGCGGGAAGGCGGATTCCCTGAATGCGGGTATCAATCTGTCCCACTATCCGCTTATTTCGTCCATCGATGCCGACTCGCTGCTCGAGAAGGATGCCTTGATCCGTATGGCCCGGATGTACATGGAGAACCCGGAAGAGACGGTAGCCATCGGTGGGGACGTTCGGATCGCCAACGGCTGTGTGATCGAGAACGGAGCAGTGAAGCATGTGTCGCTGCCGCGGAAAATGTGGCCGATGTTCCAGGCAGTTGAATACTTGAAGGCATTCTTGGGCGGACGCATCGGCTGGAGCGCCATCAACGGACTGATCATCGTGTCTGGGGCGTTCGGGATGTTCCGCAAGGACTATGTCATCGCCGTAGGGGGATACCGCGGAGGATATCCTGGCGAGGACATGAACATTATCATCAAACTGCATCGCTATATGCTGGAGAACAAGCTGAAATACCGCGTTGCCTTTTGTCCGGAAGCCGTATGCTGGACGCAGGCGCCGGATTCTTACCGCATTTTGTCCAATCAGCGGAAGCGCTGGGGACGCGGTAACCTGAAGAATATGATCGAAAATTACGATATGGCCTTTAACCCGAAATACAAAGTCATGGGGCTGTTGACGATGCCTTACAACATTATTTTCGAAGCGCTCAATCCATATTTCAAAATTACCGGCCTGCTTGCGCTGGTCGGCTATACGATCATGGATATGACGAACTGGAAAATTCTTGTCGTATTCGGGCTGATCAACATTTTGAGCGGTTATTTGCTCAGTATTGGCGCCTTATTCTTGGAGGAACTCGCCTTCAAGCGGTTTACGAAGGTATCCGATCTGGCTCGTCTGCTGATGTTCTCCGCTTTGAAATTCTTCGGTTATGCTCAGCTCGGCGGACTATGGCGGATCCAAGGTCATATTCAATTTTTGCGCAATAACAATTCCTGGGGAACGATGACCCGGACGAGCTGGAAAGAAGAGAGCGAAGCGGCCAAGACCGCTTAA
- a CDS encoding HEAT repeat domain-containing protein gives MYTHLTLAIYFIYFCLGLIGIGIAGLFALKFNHLHKVKMSQQYSKKHQDYFKFIQSHLNGPSELQLPPGKLKALEARVIQEKFIGWIGQFKGEYREKLVKLCHDAGFVRQDIKLLDSLFYGRRIAAAYRLGGMRAAEAVPRLLTMMKSERYTPLTIVVARAVAKSAENEEQLKEMLQHLLRHGKPIHNMAADIVMETRLDASGLLLKLLDDENPDLVKVALVAMWGQAVPEVVPSLDRLVGAEQTDVRAEAVKLYLSSNPVLKDDTIKKLMADRDWEVRAAVAKSLGSLHAAGSIPLLRHALKDANWWVRNNSAESLAKLGETGFEVLCQIAMNGSGVERETAMYHIERAMLQDNEHQKLDQMVAYNKKKLLYERYFGVAERRPIRQVAAVGGDYSA, from the coding sequence ATGTATACGCATCTTACCTTGGCAATCTATTTTATTTATTTCTGCCTGGGACTGATCGGGATAGGAATCGCGGGTTTATTCGCCTTGAAGTTCAATCATCTGCATAAAGTCAAAATGAGTCAGCAGTATTCGAAGAAGCATCAGGATTATTTCAAATTCATTCAATCCCATCTGAACGGGCCGTCGGAGCTCCAGCTTCCGCCGGGCAAGCTTAAGGCGCTCGAAGCTCGGGTCATCCAGGAGAAATTCATCGGCTGGATTGGCCAGTTCAAGGGCGAGTATCGGGAGAAGCTCGTCAAGCTCTGCCACGACGCCGGCTTTGTGCGCCAAGACATTAAGCTGCTGGACAGCTTGTTCTACGGGCGGAGAATTGCCGCGGCTTACAGGCTTGGCGGAATGCGAGCAGCCGAGGCCGTACCCCGGCTGCTGACGATGATGAAGAGCGAGCGTTATACTCCGCTTACCATCGTCGTAGCCCGGGCCGTCGCCAAAAGCGCAGAGAACGAGGAGCAGCTGAAGGAAATGCTGCAGCACCTGCTTCGCCACGGCAAACCGATCCACAATATGGCTGCCGATATCGTAATGGAGACACGGCTTGATGCCAGCGGCCTGCTGCTCAAGCTGCTGGATGATGAGAATCCGGATCTCGTGAAGGTAGCTCTCGTGGCGATGTGGGGGCAGGCGGTTCCAGAGGTCGTTCCTTCCCTGGATCGCCTGGTCGGCGCCGAGCAGACAGATGTCCGCGCCGAGGCTGTGAAGCTTTATCTAAGCTCCAACCCGGTGCTTAAAGATGACACCATCAAAAAGCTGATGGCTGACAGGGACTGGGAAGTGCGTGCCGCCGTGGCCAAATCCCTCGGTTCCCTGCACGCGGCCGGCAGCATTCCGCTTCTGCGCCATGCGCTGAAGGATGCGAACTGGTGGGTGCGGAACAACAGCGCTGAAAGCCTGGCCAAGCTGGGAGAAACGGGCTTCGAGGTTCTTTGCCAGATTGCGATGAACGGCTCCGGCGTGGAGCGGGAGACGGCGATGTATCATATCGAAAGAGCGATGCTGCAGGATAACGAGCATCAAAAACTCGACCAAATGGTCGCCTATAACAAAAAAAAGCTGCTGTACGAGCGGTACTTCGGCGTTGCCGAGCGAAGACCGATTCGTCAGGTTGCGGCGGTCGGAGGCGATTACTCTGCTTAG